The genome window CTCTACCTCCACAACGTCGAACCGAAGAAAGCAGTCACCACCAGCGCCGAGACGCTGCGGCAAGCGCTGGCTCAACAAAGGTAAGCCATGGGTAGCAACGTCGATACCGTCGCAACGGGCGGACCGGCCGATTCGGTCCGCCGATATTTCGGTCGGATGGATACCCGCGACGCCGTCGCAGGAGTACTGTTCGCTCTCCCGTACCTCGCGTTGTTCACCGTCTTCCTCCTCTATCCGCTCGTGAAGGGACTCTACATGAGCCTCTTCGAGTGGAACTTCCTCACCCCCTCGAAATCGGAGTTCGTCGGGCTCCAGAACTACGCGTATCTCCTCCAGGATCCCAATTTCTGGAACGCGCTGTTCAACACCGTCGAGTTCGTCGTACTGACGGTTCCGCTCATCGTCATACTCAGTCTCGTCCTCGCGCTCGGGCTCAACAAGCAACTCACCGGCAAACGAGTCCTCCAGTTCGTCTACTTCAGTCCGTACGTACTGACGGTATCGGTAGTCGCCATAGTCTGGGAGCAGATGTTCGCGCAGGGGGGTGTCTTCACCCACTACCTCGGATGGCTCTTTCAGGGGTCACCGCTCAACTCCGAATTCTGGGCCATGCCGGCGCTCGTCGTCACGACGGCGTGGTGGCAGACCGGCTTCTACTTCGCCGTCCTGCTGGCCGCCCGGCAGAACGTCCCGGAGACGCTCTACGAGGCCGCGAGGCTCGACGGTGCGGGACCGTGGCGGACGTTACGGGACATCACGCTCCCCCACATGAAAAACGGGTTGCTGTTCGTCGTCATCGCGTCGACGATCTTCCAGTTCCAGGTGTTCGGGCAACCCTTCCTCATGACAGAGGGAGGTCCCGTCGGGAGTACGCAGACCCTCGTATTGTACCTCTACGAGTTGGGTTTCCAGACCCGTGAACTCGGATTCGGTGCTGCCGTCGGTTACACGCTTCTGATCGTCCTCGTCAGTATCTCGCTGCTCAACTACTATCTCCTGGGGGTGGGCGATGAGTAACCGCGAGGCGACCGATGCCGAGCGGGCGGGCGTCGGATGGCTGAACTCCCGCCGGCTGTATCGGATCGGCGTCTACGTCGCCATGTACGGTCTCGCCATCGCGTTCTTCATCCCGTACTGGCGGATGTTCCAGCTCTCGGTCACGCCCATGCGAGTGATCGCGGAGAGCGGGTTCCACTGGATTCCGCCGGAGTTCACGTTCGCCGTCTGGCGACGGTTCCTCCTCGAAGAGCCGAT of Halomarina pelagica contains these proteins:
- a CDS encoding carbohydrate ABC transporter permease, coding for MDTRDAVAGVLFALPYLALFTVFLLYPLVKGLYMSLFEWNFLTPSKSEFVGLQNYAYLLQDPNFWNALFNTVEFVVLTVPLIVILSLVLALGLNKQLTGKRVLQFVYFSPYVLTVSVVAIVWEQMFAQGGVFTHYLGWLFQGSPLNSEFWAMPALVVTTAWWQTGFYFAVLLAARQNVPETLYEAARLDGAGPWRTLRDITLPHMKNGLLFVVIASTIFQFQVFGQPFLMTEGGPVGSTQTLVLYLYELGFQTRELGFGAAVGYTLLIVLVSISLLNYYLLGVGDE